GCGGACAATACAAAGGTAAAGAAGTAGTAAGCAAATAATACAGTGTTTGCTCACTTAAAAGGCTAGTAAAGAGACCATGGCTCTTTACTAGCCTTTTTGTTTGCTTGAAATAACAGAATTTTTCATAAATATTTTAAATTTATATAGTGCTATAACAATAGTGTGATACAATTTATTTAGCTTGCTTCAGTGAGGTTTCGAACTATTGCTGAATAAGTGATAAGGTTTTAGCGGATGTTGTGCATTTTCGGAGGGGGCTTTTCAAGTAGACTCCGATTAAGCCGACGCATAATTGATGGGGACAAAGGGGGAACTATAGTGGCTTATAGTATTGATAATCAAGATGGGATCATGACATTTACCATAAACCGTGAAGAAAAGCGTAATGCTGTGAATGATGAGGTAATGAATGGTCTTCGAGAAGTAATTACATATATACAAAATCATGACGATGTGCGTTTTTTAGTCGTGACAGGAGCGGGGGAAAAATCTTTTTGTTCAGGAGGGGATTTATCGGAGTTTCATGCTCTTGAAACAGAAGATGAAGCCTTTGGGATGTTAAGTAAGATGGGAGAAATATTATATGATCTTGCTACATTACCAGTACCGACGATAGCGCTAATTAATGGCACTGCTGTAGGCGGTGGGTGTGAGATTGCCACTGCTTGTGATTTTCGTTTAGTGGCTAGTCATGCTAAATGTGGCTTTATTCAAGGGACATTAGCAATTACAAGTGGCTGGGGTGGTGGAACCTACTTATTTGAACGAGGTTTACGCCATGACCGCGCAATGAAGATGCTAGTGGATGCAAAGCCATATCCGGCTGACTTACTATATGAGATTGGTTGGGCAATGCGTGTATTTGAAGGATCGAAGGAACTTGCTTTGAATGAGTTTATTGAACATATGCGCAAAATCCATCCTGCTGTGCACAAAGCGTATAAAGAAATTGAACT
This DNA window, taken from Lysinibacillus sp. FSL M8-0337, encodes the following:
- a CDS encoding enoyl-CoA hydratase/isomerase family protein, which produces MAYSIDNQDGIMTFTINREEKRNAVNDEVMNGLREVITYIQNHDDVRFLVVTGAGEKSFCSGGDLSEFHALETEDEAFGMLSKMGEILYDLATLPVPTIALINGTAVGGGCEIATACDFRLVASHAKCGFIQGTLAITSGWGGGTYLFERGLRHDRAMKMLVDAKPYPADLLYEIGWAMRVFEGSKELALNEFIEHMRKIHPAVHKAYKEIELRKWRERNMYERVMEEVRTCAKLWESEAHHEAVNNFLTKKNSK